One Cyprinus carpio isolate SPL01 chromosome A16, ASM1834038v1, whole genome shotgun sequence genomic region harbors:
- the LOC109075297 gene encoding farnesyl pyrophosphate synthase-like, which produces MSKDRFVMDDSRCSNGVQQKGKMLSDAQLFELEFEKLVSELTDQDFTDPVLTDALNRLREVLQYNAPGGKRNRGLSVIGSLRELVSPSELPPDEVHRALLVGWCIELLQAFFLVADDIMDASLTRRGQPCWYKKEGIGLDAINDAFLLEGAIYRLLRRNCRGQRYYVHLLELFNETSFQTELGQALDLMTAPPHKIDLDRFTMERYKAIVKYKTAFYSFYLPVAAAMYMAGIENETEHNNAKTILLEMGEFFQIQDDYLDCYGDPAVTGKIGTDIQDNKCSWLVVSALGIMTPEQRAELEACYGRSDAESVERVKALYDSLEMPIRYHQHEEESYRRLQKLIQLHAKNLPHAVFLNFAKKIYKRNK; this is translated from the exons ATGAGCAAGGACAGATTCGTGATG GACGACAGCAGGTGTAGTAACGGTGTCCAGCAGAAAGGCAAGATGTTGTCAGATGCTCAGCTCTTTGAGTTGGAGTTTGAAAAGCTGGTGTCTGAACTTACAGACCAGGACTTCACTGATCCAGTTCTCACTGATGCGCTCAACAGACTCAGAGAG gtgcTTCAGTACAATGCTCCTGGAGGCAAGAGAAACCGAGGCTTGTCTGTGATTGGTTCGCTACGGGAACTGGTGTCTCCTTCTGAACTGCCACCTGATGAAGTTCACAGAGCCCTTTTGGTTGGATGGTGCATTGAACTG CTTCAGGCATTTTTCTTGGTGGCTGATGACATTATGGATGCATCCCTGACAAGAAGGGGTCAACCCTGTTGGTATAAGAAG GAAGGCATTGGTCTGGATGCCATTAATGATGCTTTTCTCCTGGAGGGGGCGATCTACCGGCTTCTTCGCAGAAATTGCAGAGGACAGCGCTACTATGTCCATCTGCTCGAGCTTTTTAATGAG ACCTCTTTCCAAACAGAGCTGGGTCAAGCCCTAGATCTGATGACGGCACCTCCACACAAAATTGACCTTGATCGCTTCACCATGGAGAG GTACAAAGCCATTGTGAAATACAAGACCGCATTCTACTCCTTTTATCTCCCTGTGGCTGCAGCCATGTACATG gCAGGGATTGAAAATGAGACTGAACACAACAATGCTAAAACTATTTTACTTGAGATGGGAGAGTTCTTTCAGATACAG GATGACTACTTGGATTGTTATGGTGACCCTGCAGTTACTGGAAAGATTGGCACAGATATCCAGGACAACAAATGCAGCTGGCTGGTGGTGAGCGCACTGGGCATCATGACACCTGAACAGAGGGCAGAACTAGAG gCATGTTATGGACGTAGTGATGCTGAAAGTGTTGAACGGGTCAAAGCTTTGTATGATAGTCTGGAAATGCCCATCCGATACCATCAACATGAGGAGGAGAGCTATCGCCGGCTTCAAAAACTCATCCAGCTTCATGCCAAGAATCTGCCTCAtgctgtttttcttaattttgccAAGAAAATATACAAGAGAAACAAATAA